A single Corticium candelabrum chromosome 12, ooCorCand1.1, whole genome shotgun sequence DNA region contains:
- the LOC134187642 gene encoding uncharacterized protein K02A2.6-like — translation MVDQEPQASNGRAQIADAPRGPLLGKPSRYVPGGDWPSYTEQMDFFFVANGVSNAQHKKAILLTNVPTETFQLIKDLLAPTPPSDGGVTYEQIVQVVKDHVKPEQSPLVSRYEFDTRVRKSTESVSDFVKVLRHLAAKCKFHDDQRNERLRDRFIAGIKDDRMLRTLLGETLTDLTFDKAVQRCVAMEQASRDVETLRGEAGLQPRPHEGTVGMAEVHQMTTGSTTCYRCGGAHEARECRFRTATCFRCQKQGHVQRMCRTKPGPRKEVQSDKGPIRKENKKKPAMKCLEAWEKEEHSESDSDLYNWFSLGRNHAMEVQVQIERKPIVMELDTGAAVSVISHEEYKRKLRQQVSIKETDLLLHTYTGETVKPMGVCTVNVEHNHQKQQLPLYVLPGKGPALLGREWLKAIRLQWSLLHLNATQELEDLLARHPNVFGLGLGRMKGIKARIALRSDSTPRFWKARPVAFARKKAVEQELDRLESEDVIERVQHSEWAAPIVTPVKKGGNVRICGDFKVTVNPQLEIDTYPLPRIEEIYAGLGGGKHFTVIDLKQAYLQMELQEDSQLAMTINTHRGLYRFKRLPFGVASAPAIWQRAMEQVLMGIPGTRCYLDDIIITGHTLEDHLTNLEMVLHRLEEYGLKANKEKCKFLSDSVEYCGHIISAKGLHTSEKKTRAITQMPVPSSIQQLRSFLGMIQYYARFLPNLSTELAPLHDLLKKDAPWEWGEDQGKSFTKVKQMLLQDRILTHFDPGLPVTLACDSSSYGLGAVLSHMFPDGSERPIAYASRSLSGAEKQYAQIEKEALTLYWGVKKFRLYLEGHRFTLITDHQPLKFILSPDKAIPVTAAARLQRWSLFLGAFTYDIQYRPTGQHANCDGLSRLPVDDEIPDRTDDTAIFYNSIVDTLPVTAKDIERASRQDRLISQVMEMVQQGGQSLDTEKELIPFNRRRNELITHQGVLMWGSRVVVPTKLRARVLETLHEGHPGMVKMKGLARSFVWWPGIDGDIEREVRHCVGCQENARTPGRGPLHRWEYPAKPWQRLHVDFAGPLDGQMYLLVIDAYSKWPEIFSMRSTVAEETVATLRTLFARLGLPDQVISDNGPQFTSECFRMFMCKNGIRHVTGAPYHPATNGQAERLVQSFKRAMKAEKRERTAQHKLDRFLLSYRNSPQATTGQSPAQLLLGRNIKSRLDLVKPSVEREVNSKLIQNEYRPPKGFAKGQAIWFRNYHLGPKWLVGTVEEQTGPVSYRVATPTRTHRLHADQMRSGPHPEGVPSKDTGSKTEEVALSQPLPGREPVTGQEGETQTQQEMDSRQEAPNECQIPEPPTPVPEGGNATCTRSGRRVLPPARLAEYVTDYAK, via the coding sequence atggtcGATCAAGAACCACAAGCTAGCAACGGCAGAGCACAGATAGCAGACGCACCCCGTGGACCACTGCTAGGGAAGCCGAGTCGCTACGTTCCGGGAGGAGATTGGCCAAGCTATACGGAACAGATGGATTTCTTCTTCGTGGCTAATGGTGTGTCAAACGCGCAGCACAAGAAAGCAATCTTGCTGACGAATGTTCCCACAGAAACATTCCAATTGATCAAGGACCTGTTGGCGCCAACACCACCTAGCGACGGCGGCGTCACATATGAACAGATCGTACAGGTGGTAAAGGACCACGTCAAGCCCGAACAATCTCCTCTCGTGAGTCGTTATGAATTTGACACTAGGGTGCGTAAATCTACGGAGTCGGTGAGTGATTTTGTCAAAGTCCTCAGGCACCTAGCAGCAAAGTGCAAATTCCACGATGACCAAAGAAATGAGCGTCTCAGAGACAGATTCATAGCGGGTATCAAAGATGATCGGATGTTGAGGACGCTATTAGGAGAGACGTTGACTGACCTTACGTTTGACAAAGCCGTACAACGTTGTGTGGCAATGGAGCAAGCCAGTAGGGATGTGGAGACGCTCAGAGGAGAGGCAGGACTCCAACCACGACCACACGAAGGCACGGTCGGGATGGCTGAGGTTCATCAAATGACAACGGGATCAACCACATGTTATCGATGCGGAGGAGCACATGAAGCCAGAGAGTGTCGATTTAGAACAGCTACATGTTTTCGTTGTCAAAAACAAGGACATGTACAAAGGATGTGCAGGACCAAACCAGGTCCAAGAAAAGAAGTCCAATCTGACAAGGGACCAATTCGGAAGGAAAATAAGAAGAAACCAGCGATGAAATGCCTGGAAGCATGGGAGAAGGAGGAACATAGTGAGAGTGACAGTGACTTGTACAACTGGTTCAGTCTTGGAAGAAACCACGCCATGGAGGTACAGGTGCAAATTGAACGGAAACCCATTGTCATGGAATTAGACACTGGGGCGGCCGTATCAGTCATAAGTCATGAGGAATACAAGAGGAAACTAAGACAGCAGGTCTCCATCAAAGAGACAGATCTGTTGCTGCACACGTATACTGGAGAGACCGTCAAACCAATGGGAGTGTGCACAGTGAACGTAGAACATAATCACCAGAAACAACAGTTGCCCTTGTATGTACTACCCGGAAAAGGGCCAGCTCTTTTGGGACGAGAATGGCTGAAAGCCATCCGACTGCAATGGTCACTCCTCCATCTGAACGCAACTCAAGAACTAGAAGACCTGCTAGCACGACACCCCAATGTGTTTGGATTGGGGTTGGGGCGCATGAAAGGCATCAAGGCCCGAATAGCGTTGCGGAGTGACAGCACACCACGTTTTTGGAAGGCAAGACCGGTGGCTTTCGCGAGGAAGAAAGCCGTGGAGCAAGAACTAGATAGGCTGGAGTCTGAGGACGTGATAGAACGGGTACAGCACAGCGAGTGGGCGGCGCCAATAGTTACTCCTGTCAAGAAAGGAGGCAACGTTCGGATTTGCGGCGATTTTAAAGTGACCGTTAACCCACAGCTAGAGATAGACACCTACCCACTCCCTCGAATTGAGGAGATTTATGCAGGCTTGGGAGGAGGGAAACACTTCACAGTCATCGACCTGAAGCAAGCCTACTTGCAAATGGAGCTGCAAGAAGACTCCCAGTTGGCAATGACCATCAACACCCATAGGGGCCTGTATCGGTTCAAGCGCCTACCGTTCGGAGTAGCTTCAGCCCCAGCAATATGGCAACGAGCGATGGAACAAGTTCTGATGGGAATACCGGGCACCAGATGCTACCTGGACGATATCATCATCACGGGCCACACCCTAGAAGACCACTTGACCAACTTGGAGATGGTTCTTCATCGGCTGGAGGAGTATGGCTTGAAGGCTAACAAAGAGAAGTGCAAGTTCTTGAGCGATTCCGTAGAATATTGTGGCCACATAATATCGGCGAAAGGTCTACACACATCGGAAAAGAAGACACGAGCCATCACTCAGATGCCAGTACCATCTAGTATTCAACAGCTGAGGTCTTTCCTTGGAATGATCCAATATTACGCCAGATTCTTGCCAAATCTGTCGACGGAGCTTGCACCTTTGCATGACCTGTTGAAAAAGGACGCCCCGTGGGAGTGGGGTGAAGACCAGGGAAAAAGCTTCACCAAGGTCAAACAGATGTTGTTGCAAGATAGGATTCTCACACATTTTGATCCTGGGTTACCAGTAACACTTGCTTGCGACAGTTCATCCTATGGGCTAGGCGCAGTCCTTTCACACATGTTTCCGGACGGTAGCGAACGACCCATCGCATATGCTTCCCGTTCTCTAAGCGGGGCGGAGAAACAGTATGCGCAAATAGAGAAGGAGGCGCTTACACTTTACTGGGGAGTAAAGAAATTCAGACTGTATCTGGAAGGGCACCGGTTTACACTGATCACCGACCATCAACCACTGAAATTTATTTTGAGCCCTGACAAGGCTATTCCAGTCACCGCTGCAGCTCGACTACAACGCTGGAGTTTGTTTCTGGGAGCATTTACATACGACATCCAGTACCGGCCAACAGGGCAACATGCCAACTGTGATGGACTATCACGACTACCTGTGGATGACGAGATTCCAGATCGAACAGATGATACAGCCATTTTTTACAATAGCATTGTGGATACCTTGCCGGTTACAGCAAAAGATATTGAAAGGGCAAGCAGACAAGACCGCCTCATATCTCAGGTCATGGAGATGGTGCAGCAAGGAGGGCAGTCACTGGATACAGAAAAGGAACTGATCCCGTTCAACAGGAGGAGAAACGAATTGATTACACATCAGGGGGTCCTGATGTGGGGATCTCGAGTGGTGGTACCAACCAAGCTTAGAGCAAGGGTGTTGGAAACCTTGCATGAGGGCCATCCCGGGATGGTGAAAATGAAGGGTTTAGCTCGGTCATTCGTGTGGTGGCCGGGCATAGATGGAGACATTGAAAGAGAGGTTCGACACTGTGTAGGATGTCAAGAGAATGCGAGGACACCTGGTAGAGGGCCGCTCCATAGATGGGAGTACCCAGCTAAACCTTGGCAGAGGCTGCACGTAGATTTTGCAGGACCCCTCGACGGACAGATGTATCTTTTGGTCATCGATGCATACAGCAAATGGCCTGAAATTTTTTCCATGAGAAGCACCGTGGCTGAGGAGACAGTGGCAACTTTGCGGACATTGTTTGCTCGGTTGGGCCTACCTGACCAAGTAATATCAGATAACGGTCCACAGTTTACATCAGAGTGTTTCAGAATGTTCATGTGCAAGAATGGTATTCGACATGTCACGGGGGCACCATATCATCCCGCGACGAATGGTCAGGCGGAGCGTTTGGTGCAATCATTCAAGAGAGCCATGAAAGCAGAGAAAAGGGAGAgaacagcacaacacaaactggATAGGTTTTTGCTTTCATATCGGAACTCCCCTCAGGCCACTACGGGACAGAGTCCGGCTCAGCTTTTGTTGGGTAGAAACATCAAGTCAAGACTGGACTTGGTTAAACCAAGTGTGGAACGGGAAGtcaacagcaaactgatacAAAACGAATATCGTCCGCCAAAGGGTTTTGCCAAAGGACAAGCGATCTGGTTTAGAAATTACCATCTGGGCCCCAAGTGGCTTGTCGGAACCGTCGAGGAGCAAACTGGACCGGTGTCCTACAGAGTGGCAACGCCTACCAGAACACACAGGTTACACGCGGACCAAATGAGATCAGGGCCACATCCTGAGGGAGTCCCTAGCAAGGATACAGGTTCAAAGACAGAAGAGGTAGCGTTGTCTCAGCCATTACCAGGGCGAGAGCCAGTAACTGGGCAAGAGGgggaaacacagacacaacaagaAATGGACAGCAGACAGGAAGCTCCTAACGAATGTCAGATACCAGAGCCACCCACACCAGTACCAGAAGGAGGAAATGCCACATGTACCAGGTCAGGGCGGAGAGTACTACCACCCGCTCGCTTGGCAGAATATGTTACGGACTATGCAAAGTGA
- the LOC134187644 gene encoding uncharacterized protein LOC134187644 has product MPLESRFMTVKKCPSGTNSTFSDSYHLKLGICRKCPAGGWYQDEAGRKDCKKCVNGTYVEPHKAPGQTPLDCTVCPTGTNTKVHAAFRACPCLDGFYRLDRFGPCIACNATSEGILCRNDSAIVKNGYWWSWDHSNSTNKQEQYAKFIEEIKFYNDSYSNESVSFRGDLPIVYRCPLEKSCKGGITDGDMCSEGYAGPLCSLCDNGYYYWSSECVRCPPIWRSVVQLVCVVLLLILFMFVLYKLEKLAMKGRRNAATVVDQMAAKVKIIVGFVQVMAGVVSALRYIPWPSLLLVAGSWLKSIELNVLEMASPSCISSRLRLNALQKTVVNLAVQFVLLLLVFVYYSMRYRLVPCCWPRLRCDDRTRSLARKSCMRNSWWILFLCYPSASAQIMATIPYKVWTCHQICHYRGQQDCPWYLKVDMSIQCDYSAGEHKVLYVICWSMSVYVLVLPLLLLWGLFRRHRMAKDHQVCITNDDDFVSLRDRRSSSKDDLLKSLDFLDENYERKFWFGNHWRLLENSY; this is encoded by the exons ATGCCCCTGGAGAGTCGTTTTATGACTGTGAAGAAATGCCCATCAGGAACGAATTCTACCTTTTCAGATAGCTATCATCTGAAACTGGGTATTTGCAGAAAATGTCCTGCAG GTGGCTGGTATCAAGACGAAGCAGGACGGAAAGATTGCAAGAAATGTGTCAATGGTACATACGTAGAGCCACACAAAGCACCAGGTCAGACTCCTTTAGATTGCACGGTATGTCCGACTGGTACCAACACGAAGGTGCATGCGGCTTTCCGGGCCTGTCCGTGTCTCGACGGCTTCTACAGACTCGACAGATTCGGTCCGTGTATAGCATGTAATGCTACCTCAGAGGGGATCCTTTGTCGAAACGACTCTGCCATCGTCAAGAATGGCTACTGGTGGTCGTGGGACCACTCCAACtctacaaacaagcaagagcAATATGCTAAATTTATTgaagaaataaaattttacAATGATTCCTACAGCAATGAATCTGTAAGTTTTCGAGGAGATTTACCGATCGTTTATCGGTGTCCGTTGGAAAAGAGTTGCAAAGGAGGCATCACGGATGGAGATATGTGCTCGGAGGGATATGCTGGTCCGCTGTGTTCCCTATGCGACAACGGGTACTATTATTGGTCTAGTGAGTGCGTGAGATGTCCGCCTATCTGGCGCAGTGTTGTACAACTGGTTTGCGTCGTGTTGTTGCTTATTCTCTTTATGTTCGTTCTTTATAAATTAGAGAAGCTGGCGATGAAGGGGAGGCGAAACGCTGCGACGGTTGTCGATCAGATGGCCGCCAAAGTGAAGATAATTGTAGGATTCGTTCAAGTGATGGCGGGCGTCGTCTCGGCGTTGAGATACATACCGTGGCCTTCACTGCTGCTCGTTGCTGGCTCGTGGTTGAAGAGCATCGAGTTGAACGTCCTAGAAATGGCGAGCCCTTCGTGTATTAGCTCTCGTCTGAGACTGAATGCTTTGCAAAAGACCGTCGTCAATCTAGCTGTACAATTCGTGCTTCTTCTATTAGTGTTCGTATACTACTCGATGCGGTACCGTCTTGTACCGTGTTGTTGGCCACGTTTACGATGTGATGACCGCACACGCTCGCTAGCTCGAAAATCTTGCATGAGAAACAGCTGGtggattttgtttctttgttatcCATCTGCGAGCGCTCAGATCATGGCCACTATTCCATACAAAgtgtggacatgccatcagaTATGTCATTACCGCGGTCAGCAGGATTGCCCTTGGTACTTAAAAGTCGACATGAGTATACAATGTGATTACTCTGCTGGTGAACATAAAGTTCTTTATGTGATTTGCTGGTCTATGTCTGTGTACGTACTTGTTCTAccgttgctgctgttgtgggGTCTCTTTAGAAGGCATCGCATGGCAAAGGACCATCAAGTTTGTATCACAAATGATGACGATTTTGTTTCTCTTCGTGACAGACGCAGTAGTAGTAAAGACGATTTGCTCAAGTCACTCGACTTTCTGGATGAAAATTACGAGAGAAAGTTTTGGTTTGGGAATCACTGGAGATTGCTAGAAAATTCTTACTGA
- the LOC134188354 gene encoding uncharacterized protein LOC134188354, which produces MIANVFLVLHAHFKPIKRKSEQLLQPLSLMVISLSLMLATLIALQEATAKISASVDEYDRQVFSVVVMLVNGLFALCILGRLLFCGCKAIKTVRSDNGGCNLLLWLIHFVTDEDSLEENSVDAADSQQNVTEMFALVDDQSEDN; this is translated from the exons ATGATTGCTAACGTATTTCTCGTGCTTCACGCACACTTCAAACCAATCAAACGAAAATCagagcagctgctgcagcctCTCTCCTTAATGGTCATTTCGCTCAGTCTCATGCTTGCAACTCTAATAGCTCTGCAAGAAGCGACCGCCAAGATCTCAGCTTCAGTAGATGAATACGACCGTCAAGTTTTCTCTGTCGTTGTGATGCTGGTCAACGGTCTCTTTGCCTTATGTATCTTGG GGCGTTTGTTATTTTGTGGCTGCAAAGCGATAAAAACAGTTCGCTCCGATAACGGTGGTTGCAACTTACTCCTATGGCTCATACATTTTGTCACAGATGAAGATTCTCTTGAAGAAAATTCGGTTGATGCGGCAGATTCCCAGCAAAATGTAACTGAGATGTTTGCTCTTGTAGACGACCAGTCCGAAGACAACTAA